From a single Meles meles chromosome 21, mMelMel3.1 paternal haplotype, whole genome shotgun sequence genomic region:
- the ELN gene encoding elastin isoform X7 has translation MAGLRAATLRPGVLLLLLAIAHPSQPGGVPGAVPGGVPGGVFYPGAGLGGLGGGALGAGVKPPKTGAGLLGAFGPGAGGLAGAGLGAGLGAFPAGTFPGALVPGGAAGAAAAYKAAKAGAGLGGVGGLGGVGGVGGVGGLGVSTGAVVPGAGAGVGVGAGAKPGKVPGVGLPGVYPGGVLPGTGARFPGVGVLPGVPTGTGVKAKAPGGGGAFAGIPGVGPFGGQQPGVPLGYPIKAPKLPGGYGLPYSTGKLPFGYGPGGVAGAAGKAGYPTGTGVGTQAAAAAAKAAKFGAGGAGVLPGVGGGGIPGGPGAIPGIGGIAGVGTPAAAAKAAAKAAKYGAAGGVVPGGPGFGQVGVPGVGVPGVGVPGVGVPGVGVPGVGVPGVGVPGVGVPGVGLPGVGVPGVGVPGVGVPGAVSPAAAAKAAAKAAKYGARAGVGVGGIPTFGVGAGGFPGIGVGVGGVPGAALTPAAQAAAAAQAAAAAKAAKYGAGGAGALGGLVPGIGDGVAGVPGTGGVPGAGTPAAAAAKAAAKAAQFGLGPGVGVGPGVGPGVGPGVGPGIGIGPGGVAGAGTPAAAKAAAKAAAKAQYRAAAGLPAGVPGFGVGAGVPGFGVGAGVPGFGVGAGVPGFGAGAVPGTLAAAKAAKYGVAARPGFGLSPIYPGGGAGGLGIGGKPPKPYGGALGALGYQAGACLGKSCGRKRK, from the exons GTGCTGGTCTCGGAGGTCTGGGAGGAGGAG ctcTGGGGGCTGGAGTCAAACCGCCCAAGACTG gGGCTGGACTCCTGGGGGCGTTTGGGCCAG GTGCTGGTGGGCTTGCAGGCGCTGGCCTGGGGGCAG GGCTCGGGGCCTTTCCCGCAGGCACCTTCCCGGGGGCTCTGGTGCCCGGCGGAGCGGCGGGAGCTGCTGCGGCCTATAAGGCAGCCAAGGCTG GGGCTGGTCTGGGCGGTGTCGGCGGCCTTGGTGGTGTTGGTGGCGTGGGTGGTGTCGGCGGCTTAGGAGTGTCTACAG GTGCGGTGGTGCCTGGGGCTGGAGCCGGGGTCGGAGTCGGAGCCGGCGCGAAGCCCGGGAAAGTGCCTG GTGTGGGGCTGCCCGGCGTCTACCCAGGCGGAGTGCTCCCAGGCACAG GAGCTCGGTTCCCGGGTGTAGGGGTGCTCCCTGGGGTTCCCACTGGAACTGGAGTCAAGGCCAAGGCCCCAG GTGGAGGCGGAGCTTTTGCTGGAATCCCAG GAGTCGGACCCTTTGGAGGCCAGCAGCCTGGCGTCCCACTGGGGTACCCCATCAAGGCACCCAAGCTGCCAG GTGGCTATGGACTGCCCTACAGCACTGGGAAACTGCCCTTTG GCTACGGGCCTGGAGGTGTGGCTGGTGCTGCAGGCAAGGCTGGGTACCCGACGGGGACAG GAGTTGGCACCCAGGCTGCAGCGGCAGCAGCTAAAGCAGCAAAGTTCG GTGCCGGAGGAGCCGGGGTTCTCCCTGGTGTTGGAGGCGGCGGCATTCCCGGTGGGCCCGGTGCAATTCCTGGGATCGGAGGCATCGCAG GGGTGGGAACTCCAGCTGCTGCAGCCAAGGCCGCCGCGAAAGCAGCTAAGTACG GAGCTGCTGGAGGCGTGGTGCCTGGTGGGCCAGGCTTTGGCCAAGTAGGCGTCCCAGGAGTTGGAGTCCCAGGTGTTGGGGTCCCTGGTGTTGGAGTCCCTGGTGTTGGAGTCCCAGGTGTTGGAGTCCCAGGTGTTGGAGTCCCAGGTGTTGGAGTCCCAGGTGTTGGGCTCCCTGGTGTTGGAGTCCCAGGTGTTGGAGTCCCAGGTGTGGGTGTGCCAG GGGCTGTGTCACCAGCTGCAGCCGCCAAAGCAGCTGCCAAAGCAGCCAAATACG GGGCCAGAGCCGGAGTGGGAGTCGGAGGCATTCCCACTTTCGGGGTTGGTGCTGGGGGCTTTCCTGGTATAGGAGTTGGAGTCGGAGGGGTTCCTGGAGCCGCGCTTACCC cTGCAGCTCAAGCAGCAGCAGCTGCCCAGGCAGCCGCCGCGGCCAAGGCAGCCAAGTATG GTGCTGGAGGCGCTGGAGCCTTGGGAGGTCTGGTGCCGGGGATCGGAGACGGAGTGGCAGGTGTCCCAGGCACGGGAGGGGTGCCAG GAGCAGGGACCCCAGCCGCGGCAGCTGCCAAAGCTGCCGCCAAAGCCGCCCAGTTTG GGCTGGGCCCCGGGGTCGGCGTGGGTCCTGGTGTGGGTCCCGGCGTCGGTCCCGGCGTCGGTCCCGGCATTGGCATCGGCCCCGGCGGTGTTGCAG gagCAGGGACCCCCGCTGCAGCCAAAGCCGCTGCTAAGGCAGCCGCCAAAGCCCAGTACC GGGCTGCAGCCGGACTTCCTGCCGGTGTTCCTGGATTCGGAGTTGGTGCCGGCGTTCCCGGATTCGGAGTTGGTGCCGGTGTTCCTGGATTCGGAGTTGGTGCTGGTGTTCCTGGGTTTGGAGCTGGTGCAG tCCCTGGGACCCTGGCTGCAGCTAAAGCAGCCAAATATG GAGTCGCAGCAAGACCCGGCTTCGGACTGTCCCCTATTTACCCAG GTGGCGGAGCTGGGGGCCTGGGCATTGGTG GCAAACCTCCCAAGCCCTATGGAGGGGCCCTGGGAGCCCTGGGATACCAAG CTGGGGCCTGCCTGGGGAAATCCTGTGGCCGGAAGAGAAAGTGA
- the ELN gene encoding elastin isoform X6, with amino-acid sequence MAGLRAATLRPGVLLLLLAIAHPSQPGGVPGAVPGGVPGGVFYPGAGLGGLGGGALGAGVKPPKTGAGLLGAFGPGAGGLAGAGLGAGLGAFPAGTFPGALVPGGAAGAAAAYKAAKAGAGLGGVGGLGGVGGVGGVGGLGVSTGAVVPGAGAGVGVGAGAKPGKVPGVGLPGVYPGGVLPGTGARFPGVGVLPGVPTGTGVKAKAPGGGGAFAGIPGVGPFGGQQPGVPLGYPIKAPKLPGGYGLPYSTGKLPFGYGPGGVAGAAGKAGYPTGTGVGTQAAAAAAKAAKFGAGGAGVLPGVGGGGIPGGPGAIPGIGGIAGVGTPAAAAKAAAKAAKYGAAGGVVPGGPGFGQVGVPGVGVPGVGVPGVGVPGVGVPGVGVPGVGVPGVGVPGVGLPGVGVPGVGVPGVGVPGAVSPAAAAKAAAKAAKYGARAGVGVGGIPTFGVGAGGFPGIGVGVGGVPGAALTPAAQAAAAAQAAAAAKAAKYGAGGAGALGGLVPGIGDGVAGVPGTGGVPGAGTPAAAAAKAAAKAAQFGLGPGVGVGPGVGPGVGPGVGPGIGIGPGGVAGAGTPAAAKAAAKAAAKAQYRAAAGLPAGVPGFGVGAGVPGFGVGAGVPGFGVGAGVPGFGAGAVPGTLAAAKAAKYGAGGAGALGGAGVPGGVAGVGPAASAAAAKAAAKAAQYGLGGAGALGAGGLGVGGAIPGVGGFGGVSPAAAAKAAKYGVAARPGFGLSPIYPGGGAGGLGIGGKPPKPYGGALGALGYQAGACLGKSCGRKRK; translated from the exons GTGCTGGTCTCGGAGGTCTGGGAGGAGGAG ctcTGGGGGCTGGAGTCAAACCGCCCAAGACTG gGGCTGGACTCCTGGGGGCGTTTGGGCCAG GTGCTGGTGGGCTTGCAGGCGCTGGCCTGGGGGCAG GGCTCGGGGCCTTTCCCGCAGGCACCTTCCCGGGGGCTCTGGTGCCCGGCGGAGCGGCGGGAGCTGCTGCGGCCTATAAGGCAGCCAAGGCTG GGGCTGGTCTGGGCGGTGTCGGCGGCCTTGGTGGTGTTGGTGGCGTGGGTGGTGTCGGCGGCTTAGGAGTGTCTACAG GTGCGGTGGTGCCTGGGGCTGGAGCCGGGGTCGGAGTCGGAGCCGGCGCGAAGCCCGGGAAAGTGCCTG GTGTGGGGCTGCCCGGCGTCTACCCAGGCGGAGTGCTCCCAGGCACAG GAGCTCGGTTCCCGGGTGTAGGGGTGCTCCCTGGGGTTCCCACTGGAACTGGAGTCAAGGCCAAGGCCCCAG GTGGAGGCGGAGCTTTTGCTGGAATCCCAG GAGTCGGACCCTTTGGAGGCCAGCAGCCTGGCGTCCCACTGGGGTACCCCATCAAGGCACCCAAGCTGCCAG GTGGCTATGGACTGCCCTACAGCACTGGGAAACTGCCCTTTG GCTACGGGCCTGGAGGTGTGGCTGGTGCTGCAGGCAAGGCTGGGTACCCGACGGGGACAG GAGTTGGCACCCAGGCTGCAGCGGCAGCAGCTAAAGCAGCAAAGTTCG GTGCCGGAGGAGCCGGGGTTCTCCCTGGTGTTGGAGGCGGCGGCATTCCCGGTGGGCCCGGTGCAATTCCTGGGATCGGAGGCATCGCAG GGGTGGGAACTCCAGCTGCTGCAGCCAAGGCCGCCGCGAAAGCAGCTAAGTACG GAGCTGCTGGAGGCGTGGTGCCTGGTGGGCCAGGCTTTGGCCAAGTAGGCGTCCCAGGAGTTGGAGTCCCAGGTGTTGGGGTCCCTGGTGTTGGAGTCCCTGGTGTTGGAGTCCCAGGTGTTGGAGTCCCAGGTGTTGGAGTCCCAGGTGTTGGAGTCCCAGGTGTTGGGCTCCCTGGTGTTGGAGTCCCAGGTGTTGGAGTCCCAGGTGTGGGTGTGCCAG GGGCTGTGTCACCAGCTGCAGCCGCCAAAGCAGCTGCCAAAGCAGCCAAATACG GGGCCAGAGCCGGAGTGGGAGTCGGAGGCATTCCCACTTTCGGGGTTGGTGCTGGGGGCTTTCCTGGTATAGGAGTTGGAGTCGGAGGGGTTCCTGGAGCCGCGCTTACCC cTGCAGCTCAAGCAGCAGCAGCTGCCCAGGCAGCCGCCGCGGCCAAGGCAGCCAAGTATG GTGCTGGAGGCGCTGGAGCCTTGGGAGGTCTGGTGCCGGGGATCGGAGACGGAGTGGCAGGTGTCCCAGGCACGGGAGGGGTGCCAG GAGCAGGGACCCCAGCCGCGGCAGCTGCCAAAGCTGCCGCCAAAGCCGCCCAGTTTG GGCTGGGCCCCGGGGTCGGCGTGGGTCCTGGTGTGGGTCCCGGCGTCGGTCCCGGCGTCGGTCCCGGCATTGGCATCGGCCCCGGCGGTGTTGCAG gagCAGGGACCCCCGCTGCAGCCAAAGCCGCTGCTAAGGCAGCCGCCAAAGCCCAGTACC GGGCTGCAGCCGGACTTCCTGCCGGTGTTCCTGGATTCGGAGTTGGTGCCGGCGTTCCCGGATTCGGAGTTGGTGCCGGTGTTCCTGGATTCGGAGTTGGTGCTGGTGTTCCTGGGTTTGGAGCTGGTGCAG tCCCTGGGACCCTGGCTGCAGCTAAAGCAGCCAAATATG GAGCTGGAGGGGCCGGGGCTCTCGGAGGAGCAGGTGTCCCAGGCGGTGTGGCAG GAGTCGGACCTGCAGCCTCAGCCGCTGCTGCCAAAGCTGCCGCCAAAGCCGCCCAGTATG GCCTCGGGGGAGCTGGAGCCCTGGGAGCCGGGGGGCTCGGAGTCGGAGGAGCCATCCCAGGGGTCGGGGGCTTTGGAG GTGTGTCCCCAGCCGCAGCTGCTAAAGcagccaaatatg GAGTCGCAGCAAGACCCGGCTTCGGACTGTCCCCTATTTACCCAG GTGGCGGAGCTGGGGGCCTGGGCATTGGTG GCAAACCTCCCAAGCCCTATGGAGGGGCCCTGGGAGCCCTGGGATACCAAG CTGGGGCCTGCCTGGGGAAATCCTGTGGCCGGAAGAGAAAGTGA
- the ELN gene encoding elastin isoform X1 has translation MAGLRAATLRPGVLLLLLAIAHPSQPGGVPGAVPGGVPGGVFYPGAGLGGLGGGALGAGVKPPKTGAGLLGAFGPGAGGLAGAGLGAGLGAFPAGTFPGALVPGGAAGAAAAYKAAKAGAGLGGVGGLGGVGGVGGVGGLGVSTGAVVPGAGAGVGVGAGAKPGKVPGVGLPGVYPGGVLPGTGARFPGVGVLPGVPTGTGVKAKAPGGGGAFAGIPGVGPFGGQQPGVPLGYPIKAPKLPGGYGLPYSTGKLPFGYGPGGVAGAAGKAGYPTGTGVGTQAAAAAAKAAKFGAGGAGVLPGVGGGGIPGGPGAIPGIGGIAGVGTPAAAAKAAAKAAKYGAAGGVVPGGPGFGQVGVPGVGVPGVGVPGVGVPGVGVPGVGVPGVGVPGVGVPGVGLPGVGVPGVGVPGVGVPGAVSPAAAAKAAAKAAKYGARAGVGVGGIPTFGVGAGGFPGIGVGVGGVPGAALTPAAQAAAAAQAAAAAKAAKYGAGGAGALGGLVPGIGDGVAGVPGTGGVPGAGTPAAAAAKAAAKAAQFGLGPGVGVGPGVGPGVGPGVGPGIGIGPGGVAGAGTPAAAKAAAKAAAKAQYRAAAGLPAGVPGFGVGAGVPGFGVGAGVPGFGVGAGVPGFGAGAVPGTLAAAKAAKYGAGGAGALGGAGVPGGVAGVGPAASAAAAKAAAKAAQYGLGGAGALGAGGLGVGGAIPGVGGFGGVSPAAAAKAAKYGAAGLGGVLGATRPFQVGGVAARPGFGLSPIYPGGGAGGLGIGGKPPKPYGGALGALGYQAGACLGKSCGRKRK, from the exons GTGCTGGTCTCGGAGGTCTGGGAGGAGGAG ctcTGGGGGCTGGAGTCAAACCGCCCAAGACTG gGGCTGGACTCCTGGGGGCGTTTGGGCCAG GTGCTGGTGGGCTTGCAGGCGCTGGCCTGGGGGCAG GGCTCGGGGCCTTTCCCGCAGGCACCTTCCCGGGGGCTCTGGTGCCCGGCGGAGCGGCGGGAGCTGCTGCGGCCTATAAGGCAGCCAAGGCTG GGGCTGGTCTGGGCGGTGTCGGCGGCCTTGGTGGTGTTGGTGGCGTGGGTGGTGTCGGCGGCTTAGGAGTGTCTACAG GTGCGGTGGTGCCTGGGGCTGGAGCCGGGGTCGGAGTCGGAGCCGGCGCGAAGCCCGGGAAAGTGCCTG GTGTGGGGCTGCCCGGCGTCTACCCAGGCGGAGTGCTCCCAGGCACAG GAGCTCGGTTCCCGGGTGTAGGGGTGCTCCCTGGGGTTCCCACTGGAACTGGAGTCAAGGCCAAGGCCCCAG GTGGAGGCGGAGCTTTTGCTGGAATCCCAG GAGTCGGACCCTTTGGAGGCCAGCAGCCTGGCGTCCCACTGGGGTACCCCATCAAGGCACCCAAGCTGCCAG GTGGCTATGGACTGCCCTACAGCACTGGGAAACTGCCCTTTG GCTACGGGCCTGGAGGTGTGGCTGGTGCTGCAGGCAAGGCTGGGTACCCGACGGGGACAG GAGTTGGCACCCAGGCTGCAGCGGCAGCAGCTAAAGCAGCAAAGTTCG GTGCCGGAGGAGCCGGGGTTCTCCCTGGTGTTGGAGGCGGCGGCATTCCCGGTGGGCCCGGTGCAATTCCTGGGATCGGAGGCATCGCAG GGGTGGGAACTCCAGCTGCTGCAGCCAAGGCCGCCGCGAAAGCAGCTAAGTACG GAGCTGCTGGAGGCGTGGTGCCTGGTGGGCCAGGCTTTGGCCAAGTAGGCGTCCCAGGAGTTGGAGTCCCAGGTGTTGGGGTCCCTGGTGTTGGAGTCCCTGGTGTTGGAGTCCCAGGTGTTGGAGTCCCAGGTGTTGGAGTCCCAGGTGTTGGAGTCCCAGGTGTTGGGCTCCCTGGTGTTGGAGTCCCAGGTGTTGGAGTCCCAGGTGTGGGTGTGCCAG GGGCTGTGTCACCAGCTGCAGCCGCCAAAGCAGCTGCCAAAGCAGCCAAATACG GGGCCAGAGCCGGAGTGGGAGTCGGAGGCATTCCCACTTTCGGGGTTGGTGCTGGGGGCTTTCCTGGTATAGGAGTTGGAGTCGGAGGGGTTCCTGGAGCCGCGCTTACCC cTGCAGCTCAAGCAGCAGCAGCTGCCCAGGCAGCCGCCGCGGCCAAGGCAGCCAAGTATG GTGCTGGAGGCGCTGGAGCCTTGGGAGGTCTGGTGCCGGGGATCGGAGACGGAGTGGCAGGTGTCCCAGGCACGGGAGGGGTGCCAG GAGCAGGGACCCCAGCCGCGGCAGCTGCCAAAGCTGCCGCCAAAGCCGCCCAGTTTG GGCTGGGCCCCGGGGTCGGCGTGGGTCCTGGTGTGGGTCCCGGCGTCGGTCCCGGCGTCGGTCCCGGCATTGGCATCGGCCCCGGCGGTGTTGCAG gagCAGGGACCCCCGCTGCAGCCAAAGCCGCTGCTAAGGCAGCCGCCAAAGCCCAGTACC GGGCTGCAGCCGGACTTCCTGCCGGTGTTCCTGGATTCGGAGTTGGTGCCGGCGTTCCCGGATTCGGAGTTGGTGCCGGTGTTCCTGGATTCGGAGTTGGTGCTGGTGTTCCTGGGTTTGGAGCTGGTGCAG tCCCTGGGACCCTGGCTGCAGCTAAAGCAGCCAAATATG GAGCTGGAGGGGCCGGGGCTCTCGGAGGAGCAGGTGTCCCAGGCGGTGTGGCAG GAGTCGGACCTGCAGCCTCAGCCGCTGCTGCCAAAGCTGCCGCCAAAGCCGCCCAGTATG GCCTCGGGGGAGCTGGAGCCCTGGGAGCCGGGGGGCTCGGAGTCGGAGGAGCCATCCCAGGGGTCGGGGGCTTTGGAG GTGTGTCCCCAGCCGCAGCTGCTAAAGcagccaaatatg GTGCCGCTGGCCTTGGAGGTGTCCTGGGAGCCACCAGGCCATTCCAAGTTGGAG GAGTCGCAGCAAGACCCGGCTTCGGACTGTCCCCTATTTACCCAG GTGGCGGAGCTGGGGGCCTGGGCATTGGTG GCAAACCTCCCAAGCCCTATGGAGGGGCCCTGGGAGCCCTGGGATACCAAG CTGGGGCCTGCCTGGGGAAATCCTGTGGCCGGAAGAGAAAGTGA